The following coding sequences lie in one Pseudorasbora parva isolate DD20220531a chromosome 18, ASM2467924v1, whole genome shotgun sequence genomic window:
- the septin4a gene encoding septin 4a isoform X2, which translates to MRDLPPRADHTFPGQEVPMMDREPDGSTHPHTPGMSTFTRPMSRSLLGSEPELPRRGPLSSMSSLDSPLSPSRPKSPWGRFEPYDSAEDQDKEYVGFATLPNQVHRKSVKKGFAFTLMVAGESGLGKSTLVNSLFLTDLYKDRKMLNAEERISQTVEITKHTLAIEEKGVKLRLTIVDTPGFGDAVNNTECWRAVVDYIDQQFEQYFRDESGLNRKNIQDNRVHCCLYFISPFGHGLRPMDVEFMKTLHEKVNIVPVLAKADSLNPAEVRKMKMKIREEIERLDINIYQFPECDSDEDEEFKLQHQELKDSIPFAVIGSNVQVESQGRRFRGRQYPWGVVEVENPAHSDFLKLRNMLVRSHMQDLKDVTRETHYENYRAQCIQNMTRMVVRERKRSLCNRLRDSASELPVPLVPVDSDTERLIWEKDEELRRMQEVLERIQEQMRHGY; encoded by the exons ATGAGAGACCTGCCCCCTAGAGCCGATCACACTTTCCCTGGACAGGAGGTGCCCATGATGGACAGGGAGCCCGATGGCAGCACCCACCCTCACACCCCAGGGATGTCCACTTTCACACGACCGATGAGCAGAAGTCTCCTGGGCTCTGAGCCAGAGTTACCTCGCCGTGGCCCGCTCAGCTCCATGAGCTCTCTAGATTCTCCCCTGAGCCCCTCTCGCCCAAAAAGTCCTTGGGGCAGATTTGAACCCTATGACTCAGCTGAG gatCAAGATAAGGAGTATGTTGGCTTTGCGACGCTGCCTAATCAAGTGCACAGGAAATCTGTGAAAAAGGGGTTTGCCTTTACTCTTATGGTGGCAG GGGAGTCCGGTTTAGGGAAATCTACACTAGTCAACAGTCTCTTCCTCACAGACCTTTACAAAGACAGGAAGATGCTCAATGCTGAAG AACGGATCTCGCAGACAGTGGAGATCACAAAACACACTTTGGCTATAGAGGAGAAGGGAGTCAAGTTGAGACTCACCATCGTGGATACGCCAGGATTCGGGGATGCTGTCAACAACACAGAGTG CTGGAGGGCCGTTGTGGACTACATTGACCAGCAGTTTGAGCAGTACTTTCGTGACGAAAGCGGCCTCAACCGTAAGAACATTCAGGACAACCGTGTGCACTGCTGCCTCTACTTCATCTCGCCGTTTGGCCACGG TCTCAGGCCGATGGATGTGGAGTTTATGAAGACGCTACATGAGAAGGTCAACATAGTGCCTGTGCTTGCCAAAGCAGACAGTCTCAATCCAGCAGAAGtcagaaaaatgaaaatgaag ATTCGTGAGGAGATTGAGAGACTCGATATCAACATCTACCAGTTTCCTGAGTGTGATTCAGACGAGGATGAGGAGTTCAAACTTCAGCACCAGGAACTGAAG GACAGCATTCCTTTTGCTGTGATTGGCAGTAACGTCCAAGTTGAAAGCCAAGGCAGGCGCTTCAGAGGCCGTCAGTACCCCTGGGGTGTGGTGGAAG TGGAAAACCCAGCGCACTCCGACTTCCTGAAGCTGAGGAACATGTTGGTGCGCTCACACATGCAAGACTTGAAGGACGTGACGCGAGAAACACATTACGAGAATTACCGCGCTCAGTGCATCCAGAATATGACCCGCATGGTGGTCAGGGAGAGGAAACGCAG TCTGTGTAACCGGTTGAGAGACAGCGCCTCAGAACTTCCTGTGCCTTTGGTGCCTGTGGACAGTGACACGGAGCGCCTTATTTGGGAGAAAGATGAGGAG TTACGGCGAATGCAGGAAGTTCTGGAAAGGATTCAGGAACAGATGCGTCATGGATATTAA
- the septin4a gene encoding septin 4a isoform X1, which yields MRCTDNALSSLAIEDCEDAELAYTMRDLPPRADHTFPGQEVPMMDREPDGSTHPHTPGMSTFTRPMSRSLLGSEPELPRRGPLSSMSSLDSPLSPSRPKSPWGRFEPYDSAEDQDKEYVGFATLPNQVHRKSVKKGFAFTLMVAGESGLGKSTLVNSLFLTDLYKDRKMLNAEERISQTVEITKHTLAIEEKGVKLRLTIVDTPGFGDAVNNTECWRAVVDYIDQQFEQYFRDESGLNRKNIQDNRVHCCLYFISPFGHGLRPMDVEFMKTLHEKVNIVPVLAKADSLNPAEVRKMKMKIREEIERLDINIYQFPECDSDEDEEFKLQHQELKDSIPFAVIGSNVQVESQGRRFRGRQYPWGVVEVENPAHSDFLKLRNMLVRSHMQDLKDVTRETHYENYRAQCIQNMTRMVVRERKRSLCNRLRDSASELPVPLVPVDSDTERLIWEKDEELRRMQEVLERIQEQMRHGY from the exons ATGCGATGTACAGACAACGCG TTGTCTAGTTTAGCCATAGAAGACTGTGAGGACGCTGAACTGGCCTATACCATGAGAGACCTGCCCCCTAGAGCCGATCACACTTTCCCTGGACAGGAGGTGCCCATGATGGACAGGGAGCCCGATGGCAGCACCCACCCTCACACCCCAGGGATGTCCACTTTCACACGACCGATGAGCAGAAGTCTCCTGGGCTCTGAGCCAGAGTTACCTCGCCGTGGCCCGCTCAGCTCCATGAGCTCTCTAGATTCTCCCCTGAGCCCCTCTCGCCCAAAAAGTCCTTGGGGCAGATTTGAACCCTATGACTCAGCTGAG gatCAAGATAAGGAGTATGTTGGCTTTGCGACGCTGCCTAATCAAGTGCACAGGAAATCTGTGAAAAAGGGGTTTGCCTTTACTCTTATGGTGGCAG GGGAGTCCGGTTTAGGGAAATCTACACTAGTCAACAGTCTCTTCCTCACAGACCTTTACAAAGACAGGAAGATGCTCAATGCTGAAG AACGGATCTCGCAGACAGTGGAGATCACAAAACACACTTTGGCTATAGAGGAGAAGGGAGTCAAGTTGAGACTCACCATCGTGGATACGCCAGGATTCGGGGATGCTGTCAACAACACAGAGTG CTGGAGGGCCGTTGTGGACTACATTGACCAGCAGTTTGAGCAGTACTTTCGTGACGAAAGCGGCCTCAACCGTAAGAACATTCAGGACAACCGTGTGCACTGCTGCCTCTACTTCATCTCGCCGTTTGGCCACGG TCTCAGGCCGATGGATGTGGAGTTTATGAAGACGCTACATGAGAAGGTCAACATAGTGCCTGTGCTTGCCAAAGCAGACAGTCTCAATCCAGCAGAAGtcagaaaaatgaaaatgaag ATTCGTGAGGAGATTGAGAGACTCGATATCAACATCTACCAGTTTCCTGAGTGTGATTCAGACGAGGATGAGGAGTTCAAACTTCAGCACCAGGAACTGAAG GACAGCATTCCTTTTGCTGTGATTGGCAGTAACGTCCAAGTTGAAAGCCAAGGCAGGCGCTTCAGAGGCCGTCAGTACCCCTGGGGTGTGGTGGAAG TGGAAAACCCAGCGCACTCCGACTTCCTGAAGCTGAGGAACATGTTGGTGCGCTCACACATGCAAGACTTGAAGGACGTGACGCGAGAAACACATTACGAGAATTACCGCGCTCAGTGCATCCAGAATATGACCCGCATGGTGGTCAGGGAGAGGAAACGCAG TCTGTGTAACCGGTTGAGAGACAGCGCCTCAGAACTTCCTGTGCCTTTGGTGCCTGTGGACAGTGACACGGAGCGCCTTATTTGGGAGAAAGATGAGGAG TTACGGCGAATGCAGGAAGTTCTGGAAAGGATTCAGGAACAGATGCGTCATGGATATTAA
- the zgc:162239 gene encoding septin-4, producing the protein MPISALVDEICVALDDSGTESLPRDPDPSLIDLAQAEDTDKCALFSDASYSSSFLHEQNTLPIDDKSPLRHKSPLGRFDPYDSSEEYVGVVTLPNQVRQKAVKRGFVFNLMVVGESGLGKSTLVNSLFLTNLYTDRCMPDVSEKIARTVSITKSTVDIVEEGINLRLTVIDTPGFGDAINNYESWKAAVQYVDQQMEKYRRDEIGLNRKNIRDNRVHCCLYFISPHGHGLKPIDVNFMKALDQKVNIVPVLAKSDSLTPKETRNMKAKILTEMDKCKIKTFQIPECDPDNGQQDLELKRCIPFAVIGSNTVVERDGRRVRARVYPWGIVEVENPSHSDFVHLRNMLIRTHMQDLKHATHHVLYENYRINCLCKNPCLANV; encoded by the exons ATGCCAATATCTGCCTTAGTTGATGAG ATTTGCGTAGCACTGGATGACTCTGGAACGGAGAGTCTCCCCAGGGATCCTGACCCTTCTCTTATTGACTTGGCTCAAGCAGAGGACACAGATAAATGTGCCCTTTTCTCAGACGCATCCTACTCATCCTCATTTCTGCATGAACAAAATACTCTTCCAATTGATGACAAATCACCTCTTAGACACAAGAGTCCACTGGGCCGCTTTGACCCGTACGACTCCTCGGAG GAATATGTTGGCGTTGTGACACTGCCAAACCAAGTCCGACAGAAAGCAGTGAAAAGGGGATTTGTGTTCAATCTGATGGTTGTTG GTGAGTCCGGCTTAGGCAAATCCACTCTTGTCAACAGCCTTTTCCTCACAAACCTCTATACGGACAGATGCATGCCAGATGTTTCAG AGAAGATAGCTCGGACAGTGTCAATAACAAAGAGCACCGTAGACATTGTTGAAGAGGGAATAAATCTAAGGCTTACTGTTATCGACACCCCTGGTTTTGGAGATGCCATTAATAATTATGAAAG CTGGAAGGCAGCTGTTCAATATGTAGACCAGCAGATGGAGAAGTACCGCAGAGATGAGATCGGGCTGAACCGTAAAAACATAAGGGATAACAGAGTGCACTGCTGTTTGTACTTCATCTCACCTCATGGCCATGG TCTCAAACCAATTGATGTGAACTTCATGAAGGCCCTGGATCAGAAGGTCAATATTGTGCCTGTGCTGGCTAAATCAGACAGCCTCACTCCAAAAGAGACACGCAATATGAAAGCCAAG ATTTTGACAGAAATGGACAAATGCAAAATCAAGACCTTCCAGATTCCAGAGTGTGATCCGGATAATGGGCAGCAGGATCTAGAGTTAAAG AGATGTATACCCTTTGCTGTTATTGGGAGTAATACAGTAGTAGAGAGAGATGGCAGAAGAGTTCGAGCTCGTGTCTATCCATGGGGGATTGTAGAAG TTGAGAATCCATCTCATAGTGATTTCGTGCATCTGAGGAACATGTTGATCCGCACACACATGCAGGACCTGAAACATGCTACTCACCATGTGCTGTATGAGAACTATCGTATCAATTGCCTGTGCAAGAACCCGTGCttg GCGAATGTGTAA
- the limk1b gene encoding LIM domain kinase 1: protein MLKPCQDLYCRRGGKARCCECNSVLSHWYYERDGQIFCKKDYLSRFGEQCHGCSESIATGLIMVAGNHKYHPECFLCESCGIFIGDGDSFSLVDYTNLYCGQCHYQKVSTQRSVAKCSWFPHTVTSMSFPPSAESKRGLTFTVEKNDAGNLITVSQLDLHNLSPEVKPLIHVGDRILEINGISVQNIPLSEIDLVIHDTEHWLQITIEHDPKDLKKQEDLSGLLGEELDQPGKLSFFPLPSTRRITPGSKNILRSCSIDKGPCLQRHAALLSHRRDINRSESLRFDALDKTQRIFRPSDLIYGEVLGKGCFGQAIKVTHLETGEVMVIKELLQFDEETQKTFMKEVKVMRCLEHPNVLKFIGILYKDKRLNLISEYVQGGTLRDTIQKMDWDHPWKLRVSYAKDIAAGMAYLHSMNIIHRDLNSHNCFVRENQTVVVADFGLAQLVKEEKTSSPGLMSKLNKLCRKKRYTVVGNPYWMAPEMIHGKVYDEHVDIFSFGIVLCEIIGRVYADPDYLPRTQEFGLNVNEFLERFCFEECPEAFYPIAVLCCSLEPENRPIFAKLEEWLENLYMHLEIRLPLMSELDRIRQAFWENHSKPKQTYGIPSKQMDNSALGRS from the exons ATGCTCAAGCCTTGTCAGGACCTGTATTGCCGGAGAGGAGGGAAGGCAAG GTGTTGCGAATGTAATTCTGTTCTTTCGCACTGGTACTATGAAAGAGATGGACAGATCTTCTGTAAGAAAGATTACTTGTCACGGTTTGGGGAGCAGTGCCACGGATGCTCAGAGTCTATCGCCACCGGTCTCATTATG GTGGCTGGGAATCATAAATACCATCCCGAGTGTTTTCTCTGTGAAAGCTGTGGCATATTCATTGGAGATGGCGATTCTTTCTCTCTAGTGGATTATACCAATTTGTACTG TGGGCAGTGTCATTACCAGAAggtttcgacacagcgttcagtAGCAAAATGTTCATGGTTTCCCCATACAGTGACATCGATGTCATTTCCACCCTCTGCAGAAAGCAAAAGAGGTTTAACCTTCACTGTGGAGAAGAATGATGCAGGCAATTTGATCACTGTGTCTCA GCTGGACTTGCATAACCTGAGTCCTGAGGTTAAGCCCTTGATCCATGTTGGAGACAGGATTCTTGAGATCAATGGAATATCCGTCCAGAACATTCCACTCAGTGAG ATAGATCTGGTGATTCACGATACAGAGCATTGGCTACAAATCACGATTGAACATGACCCTAAAGACCTCAAAAAACAGGAGGACCTATCAGGCCTGCTGGGAGAAGAACTGGACCAGCCTGGAAAACTAAGTTTCTTTCCCCTTCCCAGCACCAGACGAATAACCCCTGGGTCGAAAAATATTCT GCGCAGCTGCAGCATTGATAAAGGTCCATGCTTGCAACGTCACGCTGCACTTCTTTCCCATAGAAGAGACATTAATCGATCAGAGTCTCTGCGTTTTGATGCTTTGGACAAAACACAACGTATCTTTCGACCCTCCGACCTAATATATGGTGAAGTTTTGGGAAAAGGCTGTTTTGGACAAGCCATAAAG GTGACACATTTGGAAACAGGGGAGGTCATGGTGATTAAGGAACTTCTTCAGTTCGATGAAGAGACTCAGAAGACATTTATGAAAGAG GTCAAAGTAATGAGATGCCTGGAACATCCTAATGTCTTAAAGTTCATTGGCATTCTCTACAAAGACAAACGGTTGAACCTGATCTCTGAGTATGTGCAAGGAGGAACGCTGAGGGACACCATCCAGAAGATG gacTGGGATCACCCTTGGAAACTTAGAGTGAGCTATGCCAAGGACATTGCCGCTGGAATG GCTTACCTACATTCAATGAATATCATCCATCGGGATCTAAACTCACACAACTGCTTTGTTCGAGAG AACCAAACAGTGGTAGTTGCCGACTTCGGTTTGGCCCAGCTTGTGAAGGAAGAGAAGACGTCCTCTCCTGGACTAATGTCCAAATTGAACAAGCTTTGTCGTAAAAAGCGGTATACGGTCGTGGGGAACCCTTACTGGATGGCACCAGAAATGATCCACG GAAAAGTCTATGATGAACACGTTGACATTTTCTCATTCGGGATTGTGCTATGTGAG ATTATCGGAAGAGTATATGCCGATCCGGATTACCTCCCTCGTACGCAGGAGTTTGGattaaatgtgaatgaattCTTGGAGCGCTTCTGCTTCGAAGAATGTCCTGAAGCTTTCTATCCCATCGCGGTTCTGTGTTGTTCCTTGGAGCCTGAAAACCG TCCCATTTTTGCCAAATTAGAGGAGTGGCTGGAGAACCTGTATATGCACTTGGAGATCAGACTTCCTCTGATGTCAGAACTGGATAGGATCCGCCAAGCATTTTGGGAGAACCACAGCAAACCAAAACAAACGTATGGGATTCCTTCGAAACAGATGGACAACTCAGCGTTAGGCAGAAGCTGA